A part of Streptomyces sp. NBC_01451 genomic DNA contains:
- a CDS encoding ankyrin repeat domain-containing protein yields MSDYWAPAHDAVEHDNAEALARLLADGADPDEVFGNMTLLTHAIDAEGDSSLQSGEPLTVHITAVLLAFGADPELADPDGCTPLDMAAQNGHELAVNLLRAHINRRAAGSR; encoded by the coding sequence GTGAGTGACTACTGGGCGCCTGCCCATGATGCGGTCGAGCACGACAATGCGGAGGCTCTGGCCCGGTTACTGGCCGACGGCGCTGATCCCGACGAGGTCTTCGGCAACATGACGCTGCTGACGCACGCCATCGATGCCGAGGGCGACAGCTCCCTGCAGAGTGGTGAGCCGCTGACGGTTCACATCACTGCTGTACTGCTGGCCTTCGGCGCTGACCCGGAGCTCGCGGATCCAGACGGTTGTACACCGCTGGACATGGCCGCCCAGAACGGACACGAGCTGGCGGTGAATCTGCTGCGGGCCCACATCAACCGGCGAGCCGCCGGTAGCAGATGA
- the ettA gene encoding energy-dependent translational throttle protein EttA — MAEYIYTMRKTRKAHGDKVILDDVTLSFLPGAKIGVVGPNGAGKSTVLKIMAGLEQPSNGDAFLSPGFSVGILMQEPKLDESKTVLENVQDGAAEIMGKLNRFNEVAELMATDYSDALLDEMGKLQEDLDHANAWDLDAQLEQAMDALGCPPGDWPVVNLSGGEKRRVALCKLLIEAPDLLLLDEPTNHLDAESVNWLEQHLSKYAGAVVAVTHDRYFLNNVAEWILELDRGRAIPYEGNYSTYLEKKSTRLKVEGRKDEKRQKRLKEELEWVRSNAKGRQTKSKARLARYEEMAAEADKMRKLDFEEIQIPPGPRLGSIVVEVNNLSKAFGDKVLIDDLSFTLPRNGIVGVIGPNGAGKTTLFKMIQGLETPDSGAIRVGDTVKISYVDQSRANIDPKKTLWAVVSDELDYINVGQVEMPSRAYVSAFGFKGPDQQKPAGVLSGGERNRLNLALTLKEGGNLLLLDEPTNDLDVETLSSLENALLEFPGAAVVISHDRWFLDRVATHILAYEGESKWYWFEGNFESYEKNKIERLGADATRPHRATYKKLTRG; from the coding sequence TTGGCTGAGTACATTTACACCATGCGCAAGACGCGCAAGGCGCACGGCGACAAGGTCATCCTTGACGACGTGACGCTGAGCTTCCTGCCCGGCGCGAAGATCGGTGTGGTCGGCCCGAACGGTGCCGGTAAGTCCACCGTTCTCAAGATCATGGCGGGCCTTGAGCAGCCGTCCAACGGCGACGCGTTCCTGTCTCCCGGCTTCAGCGTCGGCATCCTCATGCAGGAGCCGAAGCTCGACGAGTCCAAGACGGTCCTGGAGAACGTCCAGGACGGCGCAGCCGAGATCATGGGCAAGCTCAACCGCTTCAACGAGGTCGCCGAGCTGATGGCGACCGACTACTCCGACGCGCTCCTCGACGAGATGGGCAAGCTCCAGGAAGACCTGGACCACGCCAACGCCTGGGATCTCGACGCGCAGCTGGAGCAGGCCATGGACGCGCTGGGCTGCCCGCCCGGCGACTGGCCGGTCGTCAACCTCTCCGGTGGTGAGAAGCGCCGCGTCGCACTCTGCAAGCTGCTGATCGAGGCTCCGGACCTGCTCCTCCTCGACGAGCCCACCAACCACCTCGACGCCGAGTCGGTGAACTGGCTGGAGCAGCACCTCTCGAAGTACGCGGGCGCCGTCGTCGCCGTCACTCACGACAGGTACTTCCTGAACAACGTCGCCGAGTGGATCCTCGAACTGGACCGCGGCCGAGCGATTCCCTACGAGGGCAACTACTCCACGTACCTCGAGAAGAAGTCCACCCGCCTCAAGGTCGAGGGCCGCAAGGACGAGAAGAGGCAGAAGCGCCTCAAGGAAGAGCTGGAGTGGGTCCGGTCCAACGCCAAGGGCCGGCAGACCAAGTCCAAGGCGCGCCTCGCCCGTTACGAGGAGATGGCAGCCGAGGCCGACAAGATGCGGAAGTTGGACTTCGAGGAGATCCAGATCCCGCCGGGCCCGCGTCTGGGCTCCATCGTCGTCGAGGTCAACAACCTCTCCAAGGCCTTCGGTGACAAGGTCCTCATCGACGACCTGTCCTTCACCCTGCCGCGCAACGGCATCGTGGGCGTCATCGGTCCGAACGGCGCGGGCAAGACCACGCTGTTCAAGATGATCCAGGGCCTTGAGACCCCCGACTCCGGTGCGATCAGGGTCGGCGACACCGTCAAGATCAGCTACGTCGACCAAAGCCGCGCCAACATCGACCCCAAGAAGACGCTGTGGGCCGTCGTCTCCGACGAGCTCGACTACATCAACGTCGGTCAGGTCGAGATGCCGTCGCGTGCCTATGTGTCCGCCTTCGGCTTCAAGGGGCCGGACCAGCAGAAGCCGGCAGGCGTCCTTTCCGGTGGTGAGCGCAACCGCCTGAACCTGGCGCTGACCCTCAAGGAGGGCGGCAACCTGCTCCTCCTCGACGAGCCCACCAACGACCTCGACGTGGAGACTCTGTCCTCGCTCGAGAACGCGCTGCTCGAGTTCCCCGGTGCGGCCGTGGTCATCTCCCACGACCGCTGGTTCCTGGACCGGGTCGCGACGCACATCCTCGCGTACGAGGGCGAGTCGAAGTGGTACTGGTTCGAGGGCAACTTCGAGTCGTACGAGAAGAACAAGATCGAGCGGCTGGGGGCGGATGCCACTCGTCCGCACCGCGCCACCTACAAGAAGCTGACCCGGGGCTGA
- a CDS encoding response regulator transcription factor, whose product MIRVLVVEDMQVVREGLVALLDGEFGIEVVGSAADAHEALEMAGGASPDVALLDIDLPGMDGLALVRELPRRVPGCRMMMLTAMDRAGYVRRALDAGASGYLLKSVSVQELAQAVRTVSVGGRVIEPPELAEEAAAATPLTMREAEVLRLAASGADPRSIAADLFLSVGTVRNRLSAAVGKLHARTLIDAIRIAESHGWI is encoded by the coding sequence ATGATCAGGGTGCTCGTTGTGGAAGACATGCAAGTGGTCCGGGAGGGGCTGGTCGCTCTCCTTGACGGTGAGTTCGGCATCGAGGTTGTGGGTAGTGCGGCCGACGCACACGAGGCACTGGAGATGGCGGGAGGCGCCTCACCCGACGTGGCCCTCCTTGACATTGATTTGCCCGGTATGGATGGGTTGGCTTTGGTGCGGGAGCTGCCGAGGCGGGTGCCGGGCTGCCGGATGATGATGCTGACTGCCATGGACAGGGCCGGTTACGTCCGGCGCGCCCTCGATGCCGGAGCGTCGGGGTATTTACTGAAGTCCGTCTCTGTACAGGAACTCGCACAGGCTGTGCGTACGGTCAGCGTCGGCGGCCGGGTGATTGAGCCTCCGGAGCTGGCGGAGGAGGCAGCGGCGGCCACTCCGCTGACGATGCGTGAGGCGGAGGTGCTCCGCTTGGCCGCGAGCGGAGCCGACCCGCGATCGATAGCCGCGGATCTCTTTCTAAGTGTCGGTACGGTGCGCAACCGTCTGTCCGCCGCGGTGGGGAAATTACACGCGCGTACCCTCATCGACGCAATTCGCATCGCCGAAAGCCACGGATGGATTTAG
- a CDS encoding dynamin family protein, protein MVTLDVRPQLLDALSALRDRVAAARFPLPLPGAPRARANRDELLAQLDDYLVPRLREPEAPLLAVVGGSTGAGKSTLVNSLVGRRVSEAGVLRPTTRTPVLVCHPEDHHWFSGMRVLPDLTRVWVPPQEPGQDPVDDLLLPGEDGARILRVETAESLPRGLALLDAPDVDSLIADNRVLAAELICAADIWIMVTTAARYADAVPWHLLRTAKDYQASLVTVLDRVPHQVVSEVSRQYGALLTKAGLGDVPRFTVPELPESAWGGGLLPATAVAPLRAWLTQQVQDPASRQQAMARTAYGVLDSLKSRMPELAGAAAAQYSAALRLTAAVDGAYDSEHARVRGRLQAGAVLAGDALKRWRAFPLDCSAGELLDALVESLCALLLCSVTAADERVDDAWRREPAADAPELTGRDPSQESVEHRIGMAVRRWRRELEEYAEEELRELDRSAATDVEAVAALVATALLGGRRARSAGEGLAERIGAHGALRLRDRGGRLLTDHLDRVMHAERERRLAPLDALDVHPEPQAELIAALSVLQKER, encoded by the coding sequence GTGGTGACCTTGGACGTACGGCCTCAGCTGCTCGACGCACTTTCCGCCCTGCGCGACCGTGTCGCCGCCGCACGCTTCCCGCTGCCCCTGCCCGGGGCTCCACGCGCGCGTGCCAACCGCGACGAACTGCTCGCGCAACTCGACGACTACTTGGTGCCCCGCCTGAGGGAACCTGAAGCGCCCTTGCTCGCCGTTGTGGGCGGGTCCACCGGGGCCGGCAAGTCGACCCTCGTCAACTCCCTTGTGGGGCGCCGGGTCAGCGAGGCCGGCGTACTGCGGCCCACGACCCGGACTCCGGTGCTGGTCTGCCATCCCGAGGACCATCACTGGTTCAGCGGGATGCGCGTACTGCCCGACCTCACGCGCGTGTGGGTGCCCCCACAGGAGCCGGGACAGGACCCGGTCGACGATCTGCTGCTCCCCGGCGAGGACGGGGCGCGGATCCTGCGGGTCGAGACCGCCGAGAGCCTGCCGCGTGGCCTCGCCCTCCTCGACGCCCCCGACGTCGACTCCCTCATCGCCGACAACCGCGTCCTCGCCGCCGAACTCATCTGCGCCGCCGACATCTGGATCATGGTCACCACGGCCGCCCGGTACGCTGACGCCGTCCCCTGGCATCTCCTGCGCACCGCCAAGGACTACCAGGCGTCCCTCGTCACCGTTCTCGACAGGGTGCCCCACCAGGTGGTGTCCGAGGTGTCCCGGCAGTACGGCGCCCTCCTCACCAAGGCCGGCCTCGGCGACGTACCGCGCTTCACGGTGCCCGAACTGCCCGAGTCCGCCTGGGGCGGTGGGCTTCTTCCAGCCACCGCGGTGGCGCCCCTGCGTGCCTGGCTCACCCAGCAGGTACAGGACCCGGCCAGCCGCCAGCAGGCCATGGCCCGTACGGCGTACGGCGTCCTGGACTCCCTCAAGTCCCGGATGCCCGAGCTGGCCGGCGCCGCCGCCGCGCAGTACTCGGCCGCCCTACGGCTCACCGCGGCTGTCGACGGGGCCTACGACAGCGAGCACGCGCGCGTACGGGGGCGGCTGCAGGCCGGTGCCGTCCTCGCCGGGGACGCGCTGAAGCGGTGGCGGGCCTTCCCGCTCGACTGCTCCGCGGGCGAACTCCTCGACGCCCTGGTGGAGAGCCTCTGTGCCCTCCTGCTCTGCTCCGTCACCGCCGCCGACGAACGCGTCGACGACGCCTGGCGCCGCGAACCCGCCGCCGACGCCCCGGAACTGACGGGCCGCGACCCGTCCCAGGAGAGCGTCGAACACCGTATCGGGATGGCCGTACGGCGCTGGCGGCGCGAGCTGGAGGAGTACGCCGAGGAGGAGCTGCGCGAGCTCGACAGGAGCGCCGCCACGGACGTAGAGGCGGTCGCCGCTCTCGTCGCCACCGCGCTGCTGGGCGGCCGGCGGGCCCGGTCCGCGGGCGAAGGGCTCGCCGAGCGCATCGGCGCCCACGGAGCCCTGCGGCTGCGTGACCGCGGCGGACGGCTCCTCACCGACCATCTGGACCGGGTCATGCACGCCGAACGCGAACGCCGCCTCGCCCCGCTCGATGCCCTCGACGTCCATCCGGAGCCCCAGGCCGAACTCATCGCCGCGCTGTCCGTACTGCAGAAGGAGAGGTGA
- a CDS encoding globin, with product MNEIPRGTLQEQTFYEQVGGEETFRRLVHRFYEGVAEDPLLRPMYPEEDLGPAEERFTLFLIQYWGGPTTYSENRGHPRLRMRHAPFAVDRAAHDAWLKHMRVAVEELGLSEEHERTLWNYLTYAAASMVNTES from the coding sequence GTGAACGAGATTCCGCGCGGCACGCTTCAGGAGCAGACCTTCTACGAGCAGGTCGGTGGCGAGGAGACCTTCCGGCGCCTCGTGCACCGGTTCTACGAGGGTGTCGCCGAGGACCCGCTGCTGCGGCCCATGTACCCGGAGGAGGACCTGGGCCCGGCCGAGGAGCGGTTCACGCTGTTCCTGATCCAGTACTGGGGCGGCCCCACGACGTACAGCGAGAACCGCGGTCATCCCCGGCTGCGGATGCGCCACGCCCCCTTCGCCGTCGACCGGGCCGCGCACGACGCGTGGCTGAAGCACATGCGCGTCGCCGTCGAGGAGCTCGGCCTGTCCGAGGAACACGAGCGGACGCTGTGGAACTACCTGACGTACGCGGCGGCCTCGATGGTCAACACCGAGAGCTGA
- a CDS encoding Cys-Gln thioester bond-forming surface protein yields the protein MFSSFSALSRRGRAAAARLAAATMVSGLAVTGTLVIAGTAVADATPQQQGGATATIGELKTYGAAVVHGDDGDEQVSAGLFEMSVDNGGMLQTYCVDLHNPTQKDAKYQETSWSGTSLGGNKDAGRIRWILQNSYPQVNDLAALAARAGAAGLTEQDAAAGTQVAIWRYSDGADVDALDPEAEKLADYLEKSAQNVAEPDASLTLDPPAVSGHPGELLGPVTVHTDADSVTVIPPADAATSGVRVVDQDGEAVTSAVDGGQVFFEVPEDALDGSAALSVQASTSVPVGRAFTSDSRSQTQILAGSSESTVSATASANWAATGPVPALSARKNCAKDGVDITATNKGDEAFTFQLMGFEHIIAAGESRTVTIPLQEDQPYDFTILGPNGFDQRFAGVLDCETQGSAGGDAVQTLSEPSPALAGGTPATGVNLAETGSSSATPMIAGIAIVLLVIGGGVVLLVGKKEQHGAGPRA from the coding sequence GTGTTTTCTTCGTTCTCCGCGCTGTCCAGGCGCGGGCGAGCGGCGGCGGCCCGGCTCGCCGCCGCGACGATGGTGTCCGGTCTTGCCGTCACCGGCACGCTCGTCATCGCCGGTACGGCGGTCGCGGACGCGACCCCGCAGCAGCAGGGCGGGGCGACCGCCACCATAGGCGAGCTGAAGACGTACGGCGCGGCCGTCGTCCACGGTGACGACGGGGACGAGCAGGTGTCCGCGGGCCTGTTCGAGATGTCCGTCGACAACGGCGGCATGCTCCAGACGTACTGCGTCGACCTGCACAACCCGACACAGAAGGACGCCAAGTACCAGGAGACCTCCTGGAGTGGCACCTCGCTGGGCGGCAACAAGGACGCGGGCCGGATCCGCTGGATCCTGCAGAACTCCTATCCGCAGGTGAACGACCTCGCGGCGCTGGCCGCCCGGGCGGGCGCGGCCGGTCTCACCGAGCAGGACGCGGCGGCGGGCACCCAGGTGGCCATCTGGCGCTACTCGGACGGCGCGGACGTGGACGCCCTGGACCCGGAGGCCGAGAAGCTCGCCGACTACCTGGAGAAGAGCGCGCAGAACGTCGCGGAGCCCGACGCCTCGCTGACCCTCGACCCGCCCGCGGTCTCCGGCCACCCCGGTGAGCTGCTCGGACCGGTCACGGTGCACACCGACGCGGACAGCGTCACGGTGATACCGCCCGCCGACGCCGCGACGAGCGGGGTGCGGGTCGTCGACCAGGACGGCGAGGCCGTCACGTCCGCGGTCGACGGCGGCCAGGTGTTCTTCGAGGTGCCCGAGGACGCGCTGGACGGCTCGGCCGCGCTGAGCGTCCAGGCCTCGACCAGCGTGCCGGTCGGCCGCGCCTTCACCTCTGACAGCCGGAGCCAGACCCAGATCCTCGCCGGCTCCAGCGAGTCCACGGTCTCCGCGACGGCGTCCGCGAACTGGGCGGCCACCGGTCCCGTCCCCGCACTGTCGGCGCGGAAGAACTGCGCCAAGGACGGCGTGGACATCACGGCCACCAACAAGGGCGACGAGGCGTTCACCTTCCAGCTGATGGGCTTCGAGCACATCATCGCGGCCGGGGAGTCGCGGACGGTGACGATCCCCTTGCAGGAGGACCAGCCGTACGACTTCACGATCCTGGGGCCGAACGGCTTCGACCAGCGGTTCGCGGGTGTCCTCGACTGCGAGACCCAGGGCAGCGCGGGCGGCGACGCCGTCCAGACCCTCAGCGAGCCCAGCCCGGCCCTGGCCGGCGGCACCCCCGCCACCGGCGTCAATCTTGCCGAGACCGGCAGTTCCAGTGCGACACCGATGATCGCGGGCATAGCGATCGTCCTGCTGGTGATCGGCGGCGGCGTGGTGCTCCTCGTCGGCAAGAAGGAGCAGCACGGGGCGGGCCCCCGGGCGTGA
- a CDS encoding sensor histidine kinase, which yields MSLTVLVTGSLALLGAEVLAQPVSKGTLVTGFILMILLPAVLLGQYAPPPYRLPYRWRWGLLALQALLTYFPVLIFEYSWLSLLGFLAGAVLLTVPRPASIVIAVAVAASGPLLVNSSLVTAQGSGLSVLVSTVITASSVYAVVHLALLAARLQTSHSQAARLAEHRERARMAQDLHDLVGSSLVSIAVQSERALARTESSTPGHRALREIAVLARRTHQDMRGVTSQRVAAHFHTELAYAQSLLSQAGIATCTVLPPRMNLAGPIAHCLSAVLREGIGNVLQHSQASSCEIEMTAHASRLCLTIDNDGAPPRVGDPGSGSGLANLRYRVLAQGGTFDARPYAGHFVITIELPLNPSVAFGDANCVDEGTRV from the coding sequence GTGTCCTTGACGGTCCTGGTCACGGGCTCGCTCGCATTGCTTGGCGCAGAGGTGCTGGCGCAGCCCGTGAGCAAGGGAACACTGGTCACCGGTTTCATCCTGATGATCCTGCTCCCCGCCGTGCTGCTCGGCCAATATGCGCCGCCTCCCTACCGTCTCCCCTACCGGTGGCGGTGGGGACTGCTCGCCTTGCAAGCGTTGCTCACCTACTTTCCGGTCCTCATTTTCGAGTACTCATGGCTCAGCCTCCTGGGCTTTCTCGCGGGCGCGGTACTGCTGACAGTGCCGCGTCCCGCTTCGATCGTCATCGCGGTCGCCGTGGCAGCCAGCGGCCCCCTGCTCGTGAACAGCAGTTTGGTGACCGCACAAGGCAGTGGCCTGAGTGTGCTGGTGTCCACGGTCATCACCGCCAGCAGCGTGTATGCAGTGGTCCACCTCGCCCTGCTCGCAGCGCGTCTTCAGACATCGCACAGTCAGGCGGCGCGGCTTGCGGAGCACCGTGAGCGGGCCCGCATGGCCCAGGACTTGCACGACCTAGTGGGTTCGTCTCTTGTCTCCATCGCCGTGCAGAGCGAAAGAGCGCTTGCTCGCACCGAGAGCAGCACACCGGGACACCGTGCCCTGAGAGAGATCGCGGTCCTGGCGCGACGCACCCATCAGGATATGCGGGGCGTCACCAGTCAGCGGGTCGCCGCCCATTTTCACACCGAACTTGCTTACGCTCAAAGCCTGTTGTCCCAGGCAGGGATCGCCACATGTACCGTCTTGCCACCCCGAATGAATCTCGCGGGGCCCATAGCTCACTGCCTCAGTGCCGTTCTACGTGAAGGCATCGGAAACGTGCTCCAGCACAGCCAGGCATCGAGCTGCGAGATCGAGATGACAGCGCACGCCTCCCGCCTGTGCTTGACTATCGACAACGACGGCGCACCGCCCCGGGTGGGAGACCCTGGATCGGGCAGTGGACTGGCGAATTTGCGGTACCGGGTGCTGGCGCAGGGCGGCACGTTCGACGCACGCCCTTACGCCGGACACTTCGTCATCACCATTGAGCTGCCGCTAAATCCATCCGTGGCTTTCGGCGATGCGAATTGCGTCGATGAGGGTACGCGCGTGTAA
- a CDS encoding acyl-CoA thioesterase: MRHTYHCPLRWADMDAYGHVNNVVFLRYLEEARIDFLFRPDKDFQQGSVVARHEIDYKRQLVHRHTPVDIELWVTEIRAASFTLTYEVKDPDQVYVQASTVVVPFDFATQRPRRITSEEREFLAEYMDADDAEGGAVAA; encoded by the coding sequence TTGCGGCATACCTACCACTGCCCGCTGCGCTGGGCGGACATGGACGCGTACGGCCACGTCAACAACGTGGTCTTCCTCCGCTATCTGGAGGAAGCCCGTATCGACTTCCTGTTCCGCCCGGACAAGGATTTCCAGCAGGGGTCCGTGGTGGCACGCCATGAGATCGACTACAAACGGCAGTTGGTCCACCGGCACACGCCCGTGGACATCGAGTTGTGGGTCACGGAGATAAGAGCGGCGTCCTTCACGCTCACCTACGAGGTCAAGGACCCGGACCAGGTCTACGTCCAGGCCTCGACGGTCGTCGTGCCCTTCGACTTCGCGACGCAGCGCCCGCGCCGCATCACCTCCGAGGAACGGGAGTTCCTGGCGGAGTACATGGACGCGGACGACGCCGAGGGCGGGGCCGTCGCCGCATGA
- a CDS encoding GTPase codes for MTAVTDHDHHDASAENVPPQEGLSDGGKADEKREMQGEQEKQEEVDKVDKVEKAEETGKAERNEGSQKGPEKGPENGGGPGSEGEAPGNDAPGKTASAAAAGEGDGNANGGGGGDVDVDGAGGAPHARVPSGRVDVRPESESSGAWDDGLIARRVSETADPPVREPVVETRVSSSVTQPVMPLAYDGPLRSRLDALRELVGLSRTRLDSKTLAEAGRVLDEAAARRRLSGQHTVVAIAGATGSGKSQLFNALAGVAISETGVRRPTTAMPIACSWSDGAATLIDRLGIPGRLRRRPLQSAEAEAQLRGLVLVDLPDHDSAAVQHREQVDRVLALVDAVIWVVDPEKYADAVLHERYLRPMAGHAEVMFVVLNQVDRLPGEAADQVLDDLRRLLDEDGIALGEYGEPGATVLALSALTGDGVGELREALGQFVGERGAAARRISADLDAAAWQLRPVYATGRRAGLSERARDEFSDRLADAVGATAAGQAAERVWLRNANRACGTPWLRLWRWCQDRRESSTGRFAVREQPDEEATARQRVEQAVRTVAERASIGLPAPWALAVREAAVRGAQGLPEALDELATRAGTPSGRPPRPGWWPVAVLAQASMTILQIVGGLWLVAQIVGVMAPNLGVPVLLMSVGIVGGPGVEWSCRLAARGPARRYGLEAERRLREAAAGCGRARVLDPVAAELLRYREVREQYVRVTGARAVVG; via the coding sequence GTGACCGCCGTCACTGACCACGACCACCACGACGCCTCGGCCGAAAACGTGCCTCCACAGGAGGGCCTTTCCGACGGCGGCAAAGCCGACGAGAAGCGAGAGATGCAAGGGGAGCAGGAGAAGCAAGAGGAGGTGGACAAGGTGGACAAGGTAGAGAAGGCGGAGGAGACGGGGAAGGCGGAGCGGAACGAAGGATCGCAGAAGGGCCCGGAGAAGGGCCCGGAGAACGGCGGGGGGCCGGGCAGCGAGGGCGAGGCCCCCGGAAACGACGCCCCCGGGAAGACCGCTTCCGCCGCTGCCGCTGGCGAGGGAGACGGAAACGCAAACGGAGGCGGAGGCGGAGACGTCGACGTCGACGGAGCAGGCGGAGCCCCCCACGCGCGCGTGCCGTCCGGGCGTGTGGACGTTCGACCGGAGTCGGAGTCCTCCGGCGCCTGGGACGACGGTCTGATCGCCCGGCGCGTGTCCGAGACGGCGGACCCTCCCGTGCGCGAGCCGGTCGTCGAGACCCGGGTCTCCAGCAGCGTCACCCAGCCGGTGATGCCGCTCGCCTACGACGGGCCGCTGCGCTCGCGGCTCGACGCGCTCCGCGAGCTCGTGGGGCTGTCACGCACCCGGCTGGACAGTAAAACGCTAGCCGAGGCCGGCCGGGTCCTCGACGAGGCGGCGGCCCGGCGCAGGCTCTCCGGGCAGCACACCGTCGTCGCCATCGCGGGCGCCACCGGCAGCGGCAAGTCCCAGCTGTTCAACGCCCTCGCAGGGGTGGCCATTTCGGAGACCGGGGTACGCCGGCCGACCACCGCCATGCCCATCGCGTGCAGTTGGAGCGACGGCGCGGCGACCCTCATCGACCGGCTCGGCATCCCGGGACGGCTGCGTCGGCGCCCCTTGCAGAGCGCCGAGGCAGAGGCGCAACTGCGCGGACTGGTCCTGGTCGACCTGCCCGACCACGACTCGGCGGCCGTCCAGCACCGCGAACAGGTGGACCGCGTACTGGCGCTGGTCGACGCGGTCATCTGGGTCGTCGACCCGGAGAAGTACGCGGACGCCGTCCTCCACGAGCGCTATCTGCGGCCCATGGCCGGACACGCGGAGGTCATGTTCGTCGTCCTCAACCAGGTTGACCGTCTCCCCGGGGAGGCCGCCGATCAGGTCCTCGACGACCTGCGGCGACTGCTCGACGAGGACGGCATCGCCCTGGGGGAGTACGGCGAACCGGGCGCCACCGTCCTGGCGCTGTCCGCGCTCACCGGGGACGGCGTCGGCGAACTGCGCGAGGCGCTCGGACAGTTCGTGGGCGAACGCGGGGCCGCGGCCCGCCGGATCTCGGCCGACCTCGACGCCGCCGCGTGGCAACTGAGGCCCGTCTACGCCACCGGACGGCGCGCCGGACTGAGCGAGCGGGCCCGGGACGAGTTCTCCGACCGGCTCGCCGACGCGGTGGGCGCCACCGCCGCCGGCCAGGCCGCCGAACGCGTCTGGCTGCGCAACGCCAACCGCGCCTGCGGCACCCCGTGGCTGCGGCTGTGGCGGTGGTGCCAGGACCGGCGCGAATCCTCCACCGGCCGCTTCGCCGTACGTGAGCAGCCGGACGAGGAGGCCACGGCCCGTCAGCGTGTCGAGCAGGCGGTGCGTACGGTCGCGGAGCGGGCGTCGATCGGACTGCCCGCGCCATGGGCTCTGGCGGTGCGCGAGGCGGCCGTACGGGGAGCCCAGGGCCTGCCCGAAGCACTGGACGAGCTGGCGACACGGGCCGGAACGCCCTCGGGGAGACCGCCCCGGCCGGGCTGGTGGCCGGTCGCCGTGCTGGCGCAGGCGTCCATGACGATCCTTCAGATCGTCGGCGGGCTGTGGCTGGTGGCCCAGATCGTCGGCGTCATGGCGCCGAACCTGGGCGTTCCGGTGCTGCTGATGTCGGTGGGCATCGTCGGCGGTCCGGGCGTGGAGTGGAGCTGCAGACTGGCGGCCCGCGGCCCGGCCCGCCGGTACGGACTGGAGGCGGAACGGCGGCTGCGGGAAGCGGCGGCCGGCTGCGGCCGGGCCCGGGTACTGGATCCGGTGGCGGCGGAACTGCTGCGCTATCGCGAGGTGCGGGAGCAGTACGTGCGGGTCACCGGGGCTCGTGCGGTGGTGGGGTGA
- a CDS encoding single-stranded DNA-binding protein encodes MNETMVCVVGNVATQPVYRDLASGASARFRLAVTSRYWDREKSTWTDGHTNFFTVWANRALATNVGASLSLGEPVIVQGRLKVRTEMRDGQSRTSADIEAVAIGHDLARGTSAFRRSAGPPKGEAAAPPRPEPSWETPVADEDGAGAQERREPAVVT; translated from the coding sequence GTGAACGAGACGATGGTGTGCGTGGTGGGCAATGTGGCGACGCAGCCGGTGTACCGCGATCTTGCGTCGGGGGCGTCGGCGAGGTTCCGGCTCGCGGTGACCTCGCGCTACTGGGACCGCGAGAAGAGCACGTGGACGGACGGGCACACCAACTTCTTCACGGTGTGGGCGAATCGAGCGCTCGCGACGAACGTCGGGGCGTCGCTGTCGTTGGGCGAACCGGTCATCGTGCAGGGCCGGTTGAAGGTGCGCACGGAGATGCGCGACGGGCAGAGCCGGACGTCGGCGGACATCGAAGCGGTGGCGATCGGCCACGATCTCGCGCGGGGAACGTCGGCCTTCCGGCGCTCCGCCGGTCCGCCCAAGGGCGAGGCCGCGGCACCGCCCCGTCCCGAACCCAGTTGGGAGACACCGGTGGCCGACGAGGACGGCGCCGGGGCGCAAGAACGCCGGGAGCCCGCGGTGGTGACGTGA